The following proteins come from a genomic window of Sorghum bicolor cultivar BTx623 chromosome 3, Sorghum_bicolor_NCBIv3, whole genome shotgun sequence:
- the LOC8072101 gene encoding nucleobase-ascorbate transporter 2, protein MAEVKPEEISHPPMEQLQGFEYCIDSNPPWGEAIILGFQHYILALGTAVMIPAVLVPMMGGDDGDRVRVVQTLLFVTGINTLLQSLFGTRLPTVIGGSYAFVIPIMAIIQEPSLSGIADGHQRFLETMKAIQGALIVSSSIQIILGYSQLWGIFSRFFSPVGMTPVVALLGFGLFERGFPVVGRCVEIGLPMLILFVVLSQYLKNIQIKEIPILERFSLFICIALVWAYAQILTSGGAYKNSSEVTQNNCRTDRANLISSAPWIKIPYPLQWGAPTFNAGQSFGMVSAVLVSLVESTASYKAAARLASATPPPAHILSRGIGWQGIGILLDGLFGTGTGSTVSVENVGLLGSTRIGSRRVIQISAGFMIFFSILGKFGALFASIPFTIFAAVYCVLFGLVAAVGLSFLQFTNMNSMRNLFIVGVSIFLGLSVPEYFFRYTMAAHRGPAHTKAGWFNDYINTIFSSPPTVGLIVAVFLDNTLEMKDAGKDRGMPWWLRFRAFKGDSRNEEFYSLPFNLNRFFPPA, encoded by the exons ATGGCGGAGGTGAAGCCGGAGGAGATAAGCCATCCGCCCATGGAGCAGCTCCAGGGGTTCGAGTACTGCATAGACTCGAACCCTCCCTGGG GCGAGGCGATCATACTGGGCTTCCAACACTACATACTGGCGCTGGGCACAGCGGTGATGATCCCGGCGGTGTTGGTTCCCATGATGGGTGGCGACGAT GGAGACAGGGTCAGGGTGGTGCAGACGCTGCTGTTCGTGACGGGGATAAACACGCTGCTGCAGTCCCTCTTCGGGACCCGGCTGCCGACGGTCATCGGCGGCTCCTACGCGTTCGTGATCCCGATAATGGCCATCATCCAGGAACCGTCGCTTTCGGGGATAGCCGATGGTCACCAG AGGTTCCTCGAGACCATGAAGGCGATACAGGGGGCACTGATAGTGTCCTCCAGTATTCAGATCATCCTGGGCTACAGCCAGCTGTGGGGTATTTTCTCCAG ATTTTTCAGTCCAGTGGGGATGACTCCAGTGGTTGCgctgctgggatttggccttTTCGAAAGAGGTTTCCCTGTG GTTGGGAGATGCGTGGAGATTGGCTTGCCAATGCTGATTCTCTTTGTTGTGCTCTCTCAG TATCTGAAGAATATACAAATAAAAGAAATTCCCATACTGGAAAGGTTCTCCCTTTTCATCTGTATCGCATTGGTATGGGCATATGCTCAAATCCTCACTTCAGGTGGAGCCTATAAGAATAGCTCTGAGGTCACTCAGAACAACTGCCGCACTGACAGAGCCAATCTGATCTCTTCTGCCCCATG GATTAAGATTCCTTACCCGTTGCAATGGGGTGCACCAACCTTCAATGCTGGCCAGTCATTTGGTATGGTGTCTGCTGTTTTGGTCTCGCTAGTAGAG TCCACTGCCTCTTACAAAGCTGCTGCTCGGCTTGCAAGTGCGACTCCACCTCCGGCTCATATCCTGAGTAGAGGCATTGGGTGGCAG GGAATCGGCATCCTTCTTGATGGGCTCTTTGGAACGGGGACTGGATCCACTGTCTCAGT GGAGAACGTTGGGTTGCTTGGGTCGACAAGGATTGGGAGCCGGCGCGTTATACAGATCTCAGCTGGCTTCATGATATTTTTCTCCATACTGG GGAAATTTGGAGCTTTGTTCGCTTCTATCCCATTCACCATCTTTGCAGCTGTGTACTGCGTCTTGTTTGGACTAGTTG CTGCAGTGGGGCTGTCCTTCTTACAGTTCACTAACATGAACTCCATGCGCAACCTCTTTATCGTCGGCGTCTCCATCTTCCTGGGCCTGTCCGTGCCGGAATACTTTTTCCGGTACACCATGGCTGCTCACCGTGGTCCTGCGCACACCAAAGCTGGATGG TTCAACGACTACATCAACACCATCTTCTCGTCACCGCCGACGGTGGGGTTGATTGTGGCCGTGTTCCTGGACAACACGCTGGAGATGAAGGACGCGGGCAAGGACCGGGGGATGCCGTGGTGGCTGCGGTTCCGGGCGTTCAAGGGCGACAGCAGGAACGAGGAGTTCTACAGCCTGCCATTCAACCTCAACCGCTTCTTCCCTCCGGCGTAA
- the LOC8072103 gene encoding rop guanine nucleotide exchange factor 9 isoform X1, with product MNAGAQLQRRSSVRRSRSMAKEEDRGQPPDEEVMSRSQGSSTAPVLDKDSATAPKSRPADQSAGPSEMDLMKEKFAKLLLGEDMSGSGKGVPSALALSNAVTNLAASVFGEQRKLEPMAPDRKGRWKKEVGWLLSVADHIVEFVAKKQVLDNGVEMEVMGTQQRRDLQANIPALRKLDTMLLDYLDNFKERNEFWYVKRDSCSEGENEERSDEKWWIPIVKVPPGGLSPTSRGWLLHQKELVNQVLKAAMAINANCLMEMSIPDTYIDTLPKNGRASLGDALYRIITDVEFDPDDFLSTVDLTSEHKILDLKDRIEASVIIWNRKVHNKDGKSSWGSAVSQEKREQFEERAQTLLLIIKHRFPGIPQSTLDIAKIQENRDVGFALLESYSRVLESLAFNVMSRIEDVIQADNVAREKAKKNAPPGADPGAGCRCAPEAGGDDDQSKTTTLLDFMGWTGDPDGKNDDVSPPPPPPPPELPAQDDGRLMKLPNIMTNLKQTYMDKLDFLSGNRSPSGRH from the exons ATGAACGCTGGGGCGCAATTGCAGCGGCGGAGCTCGGTGCGGCGGTCGCGGAGCATGGCGAAGGAGGAGGACCGGGGCCAGCCGCCCGACGAGGAGGTCATGTCGCGGAGCCAGGGGTCCAGCACGGCGCCCGTGCTCGACAAGGACAGCGCCACGGCGCCCAAGTCGCGCCCCGCCGACCAGAGCGCAGGACCTTCCG AGATGGACCTGATGAAGGAGAAGTTCGCCAAGCTGCTGCTCGGGGAGGACATGTCCGGGTCCGGGAAAGGGGTGCCCTCCGCGCTCGCCCTCTCCAACGCCGTCACCAACCTCGCAG CCTCTGTGTTTGGCGAGCAACGGAAGCTGGAGCCCATGGCCCCGGACAGGAAGGGGAGGTGGAAGAAAGAAGTGGGCTGGCTTCTGTCCGTCGCCGACCACATCGTCGAGTTCGTCGCCAAGAAACAAGTCCTGGATAACGGCGTCGAAATGGAG GTGATGGGCACGCAGCAGAGACGGGATCTCCAGGCGAACATCCCAGCATTGCGTAAACTGGACACGATGCTTCTC GACTACCTGGACAACTTCAAGGAGCGCAACGAGTTCTGGTACGTGAAGCGCGACTCGTGCTCGGAGggtgagaacgaggagaggtccGACGAGAAATGGTGGATCCCGATCGTCAAGGTGCCCCCCGGCGGGCTTTCCCCGACCTCCAGAGGCTGGCTCCTGCACCAGAAGGAGCTGGTGAACCAGGTGCTGAAGGCGGCCATGGCCATCAACGCCAACTGCCTCATGGAGATGAGCATCCCGGACACGTATATAGACACACTCCCTAAG AACGGGCGAGCCAGCCTCGGTGACGCGCTGTACCGGATCATCACGGACGTGGAGTTCGACCCGGACGACTTCCTGTCGACGGTGGACCTGACGTCGGAGCACAAGATCCTGGACCTCAAGGACCGGATCGAGGCGTCGGTCATCATCTGGAACAGGAAGGTGCACAACAAGGACGGCAAGTCCTCATGGGGCTCCGCCGTCAGCCAGGAGAAGCGGGAGCAGTTCGAGGAGCGGGCGCAGACGCTGCTGCTCATCATCAAGCACAGGTTCCCCGGCATCCCCCAGTCCACGCTCGACATCGCAAAGATCCAAGAAAACAGG GACGTTGGGTTCGCGCTGCTGGAGAGCTACTCCAGGGTGCTGGAGAGCCTGGCGTTCAATGTCATGTCCCGGATAGAGGACGTCATCCAGGCCGACAACGTGGCCAGGGAGAAGGCCAAGAAGAACGCGCCGCCCGGGGCAGACCCCGGCGCGGGATGCCGCTGCGCGCCGGaggccggcggcgacgacgaccagAGCAAGACGACGACACTGCTGGACTTCATGGGGTGGACTGGCGACCCCGATGGCAAGAACGACGACgtatcgccgccgccgccgccgccgccaccggagctgccggcgcAGGACGACGGCAGGCTGATGAAGCTGCCGAACATCATGACCAACCTCAAGCAGACGTACATGGACAAGCTGGACTTCCTCAGCGGGAACAGAAGCCCCTCAGGTCGCCATTAG
- the LOC110433801 gene encoding aspartate aminotransferase, cytoplasmic has product MAPANVRAAQAPSADRRLSTLVRHLLPSSPRRTAAEAAADASATLESFPTMASQGSSVFAALAQAPEDPILGVTVAYNKDPSPVKVNLGVGAYRTEEGKPLVLNVVRRAEQMLINNPSRVKEYLPITGLAEFNKLSAKLIFGADSPAIQENRVATVQCLSGTGSLRVGGEFLARHYHERTIYIPQPTWGNHPKVFTLSGLTVRSYRYYDPATRGLDFKGLLEDLSSAPSGSIVLLHACAHNPTGVDPTLDQWEQIRQLMRSKSLLPFFDSAYQGFASGSLDKDAQSVRMFVADGGELLMAQSYAKNMGLYGERVGALSIVCGSADVAVRVESQLKLVIRPMYSNPPLHGASIVATILRDSEMYNEWTLELKAMADRIISMRQQLFDALKSRGTPGDWSHIIKQIGMFTFTGLNSEQVAFMRQEYHIYMTSDGRISMAGLSMRTVPHLADAIHAAVTQLK; this is encoded by the exons ATGGCCCCTGCTAACGTGCGCGCGGCGCAGGCCCCTAGCGCCGACCGCAGGTTAAGTACGCTGGTGCGTCACCTGCTGCCTTCCTCCCCACGAAGAACAGCAGCAGAAGCAGCAGCCGACGCCTCCGCCACCCTCGAATCGTTCCCCACCATGGCGTCGCAGGGATCCTCCGTCTTCGCCGCACTCGCGCAGGCCCCGGAGGACCCCATCCTCGGA GTGACCGTCGCCTACAACAAGGATCCCAGCCCCGTGAAGGTCAACCTCGGCGTCGGCGCCTACCGGACCGAG GAAGGGAAGCCCCTCGTGCTGAATGTGGTCAGGCGCGCCGAGCAAATGTTGATCAATAACCC GTCACGTGTCAAGGAGTACCTACCAATCACCGGTTTGGCTGAATTCAATAAGCTGAGCGCTAAGCTTATCTTTGGTGCTGACAG TCCTGCTATTCAGGAGAATAGGGTTGCTACAGTGCAGTGCCTATCGGGTACTGGTTCTTTAAGAGTTGGAGGTGAATTTCTTGCAAGGCACTATCATGAG CGCACTATCTACATCCCACAACCAACCTGGGGAaatcacccaaaagtattcaccTTATCTGGATTGACTGTTAGGAGCTACCGCTACTATGATCCTGCGACCCGCGGTCTTGACTTCAAAG GACTCTTGGAAGACCTCAGTTCTGCTCCTTCAGGTTCAATTGTACTGCTGCATGCCTGTGCCCACAACCCTACTGGAGTAGATCCTACCCTTGATCAGTGGGAACAGATTAGGCAGCTGATGAGATCAAAATCACTGCTTCCGTTCTTTGACAGTGCCTACCAA GGCTTTGCGAGTGGAAGTCTTGACAAAGATGCTCAGTCAGTGCGAATGTTTGTTGCTGATGGTGGTGAATTGCTCATGGCTCAGAGCTACGCCAAGAACATGGGATTGTACGGAGAGCGTGTTGGCGCTTTGAGCATT GTATGTGGAAGTGCCGATGTAGCTGTTAGGGTTGAAAGTCAACTCAAACTTGTGATCAGGCCTATGTATTCAAACCCCCCTCTTCATGGTGCCTCTATCGTGGCTACCATACTCAGGGACAG TGAGATGTACAACGAATGGACTCTAGAACTGAAGGCCATGGCTGATCGGATCATTAGCATGAGGCAACAGCTATTTGATGCGCTGAAATCCAGAG GAACCCCTGGAGACTGGAGCCACATCATTAAGCAAATTGGGATGTttactttcactgggctgaataGCGAGCAAGTGGCATTCATGAGGCAGGAATACCACATTTATATGACATCTGATGG GAGGATCAGCATGGCTGGTTTGAGCATGAGGACTGTGCCCCATCTTGCAGATGCCATACACGCTGCAGTTACTCAACTGAAATGA
- the LOC8072103 gene encoding rop guanine nucleotide exchange factor 9 isoform X2: MAKEEDRGQPPDEEVMSRSQGSSTAPVLDKDSATAPKSRPADQSAGPSEMDLMKEKFAKLLLGEDMSGSGKGVPSALALSNAVTNLAASVFGEQRKLEPMAPDRKGRWKKEVGWLLSVADHIVEFVAKKQVLDNGVEMEVMGTQQRRDLQANIPALRKLDTMLLDYLDNFKERNEFWYVKRDSCSEGENEERSDEKWWIPIVKVPPGGLSPTSRGWLLHQKELVNQVLKAAMAINANCLMEMSIPDTYIDTLPKNGRASLGDALYRIITDVEFDPDDFLSTVDLTSEHKILDLKDRIEASVIIWNRKVHNKDGKSSWGSAVSQEKREQFEERAQTLLLIIKHRFPGIPQSTLDIAKIQENRDVGFALLESYSRVLESLAFNVMSRIEDVIQADNVAREKAKKNAPPGADPGAGCRCAPEAGGDDDQSKTTTLLDFMGWTGDPDGKNDDVSPPPPPPPPELPAQDDGRLMKLPNIMTNLKQTYMDKLDFLSGNRSPSGRH; the protein is encoded by the exons ATGGCGAAGGAGGAGGACCGGGGCCAGCCGCCCGACGAGGAGGTCATGTCGCGGAGCCAGGGGTCCAGCACGGCGCCCGTGCTCGACAAGGACAGCGCCACGGCGCCCAAGTCGCGCCCCGCCGACCAGAGCGCAGGACCTTCCG AGATGGACCTGATGAAGGAGAAGTTCGCCAAGCTGCTGCTCGGGGAGGACATGTCCGGGTCCGGGAAAGGGGTGCCCTCCGCGCTCGCCCTCTCCAACGCCGTCACCAACCTCGCAG CCTCTGTGTTTGGCGAGCAACGGAAGCTGGAGCCCATGGCCCCGGACAGGAAGGGGAGGTGGAAGAAAGAAGTGGGCTGGCTTCTGTCCGTCGCCGACCACATCGTCGAGTTCGTCGCCAAGAAACAAGTCCTGGATAACGGCGTCGAAATGGAG GTGATGGGCACGCAGCAGAGACGGGATCTCCAGGCGAACATCCCAGCATTGCGTAAACTGGACACGATGCTTCTC GACTACCTGGACAACTTCAAGGAGCGCAACGAGTTCTGGTACGTGAAGCGCGACTCGTGCTCGGAGggtgagaacgaggagaggtccGACGAGAAATGGTGGATCCCGATCGTCAAGGTGCCCCCCGGCGGGCTTTCCCCGACCTCCAGAGGCTGGCTCCTGCACCAGAAGGAGCTGGTGAACCAGGTGCTGAAGGCGGCCATGGCCATCAACGCCAACTGCCTCATGGAGATGAGCATCCCGGACACGTATATAGACACACTCCCTAAG AACGGGCGAGCCAGCCTCGGTGACGCGCTGTACCGGATCATCACGGACGTGGAGTTCGACCCGGACGACTTCCTGTCGACGGTGGACCTGACGTCGGAGCACAAGATCCTGGACCTCAAGGACCGGATCGAGGCGTCGGTCATCATCTGGAACAGGAAGGTGCACAACAAGGACGGCAAGTCCTCATGGGGCTCCGCCGTCAGCCAGGAGAAGCGGGAGCAGTTCGAGGAGCGGGCGCAGACGCTGCTGCTCATCATCAAGCACAGGTTCCCCGGCATCCCCCAGTCCACGCTCGACATCGCAAAGATCCAAGAAAACAGG GACGTTGGGTTCGCGCTGCTGGAGAGCTACTCCAGGGTGCTGGAGAGCCTGGCGTTCAATGTCATGTCCCGGATAGAGGACGTCATCCAGGCCGACAACGTGGCCAGGGAGAAGGCCAAGAAGAACGCGCCGCCCGGGGCAGACCCCGGCGCGGGATGCCGCTGCGCGCCGGaggccggcggcgacgacgaccagAGCAAGACGACGACACTGCTGGACTTCATGGGGTGGACTGGCGACCCCGATGGCAAGAACGACGACgtatcgccgccgccgccgccgccgccaccggagctgccggcgcAGGACGACGGCAGGCTGATGAAGCTGCCGAACATCATGACCAACCTCAAGCAGACGTACATGGACAAGCTGGACTTCCTCAGCGGGAACAGAAGCCCCTCAGGTCGCCATTAG
- the LOC110433800 gene encoding homeobox-leucine zipper protein ROC9-like gives MGSSGRPPPRTPPNIFPADLTLSLSLAGPFGRKEPVAALGDEVENGSEGHGGIRGGGLRSGEAMEISSENMGQGSQSGEEASHEDAGGNKRRKSCHKHTPEQIRILEAAFKESPHPDEKQRQQLSEQLGLSASQVKFWFQNRRCQTKVTQERHENSLLMHQENTKLKAEVERLHMALENNTATFSTSSSCSMGGIQIRSRNSLDDHVDVGHDDKTMFLELASRALDELTMMCSSGEPLWVRSIETGRDDLNYNEYARLFRHHDDDSGDRRGVWSVEVSRETAVVYGGVTQLVHTFMDVNQWKEMFPSMVTKASTLEVIRAGESDHLDGIMQLMSAEIQTLTPLIPTRELHFLRHCKKLGAQKWAIVDVSLDNFEPGARTSSTLCMCLKKPSGCIVEEQSLARCCKVTWVENVKCRKTAVPAMYRQTVTTSGLAFGARRWVAALQLQCERMVFSVATNVLTWGLNGVDTVSGRQSVLKLAQRMTSSLYRAIGASRVRSWRKRLNYNGPCEIRVMCRKSRGEGGEPQGLVACAVLSQWLPVNPAAIFGYLLDKSRRHEWDLMMHGQSVQSYVTVRKGDDGNCVTAYAMKSSVEELSGKWILQDSSASPCESTVAYAPIDAAVLRPVIDGHDSSAVAVLPFGFVVMPALITSREQDRTAVDSAGSLVTMVFQALFSSSATDAALSANAMKDVAHLVFRTLDNIKKALRC, from the exons ATGGGATCCAGCGGCCGTCCACCACCGCGCACCCCGCCGAATATCTTCCCAGCTGATCTGACGCTCTCGCTCTCTCTT GCAGGTCCGTTCGGCCGGAAGGAACCAGTGGCGGCTCTGGGTGATGAGGTGGAAAATGGTAGCGAGGGCCATGGCGGGATAAGAGGCGGCGGCCTTCGATCTGGCGAGGCCATGGAGATCAGTAGCGAGAACATGGGGCAGGGAAGCCAGTCCGGGGAGGAAGCAAGCCATGAAGATGCGGGGGGCAACAAGAGGAGGAAGAGCTGCCACAAGCACACTCCTGAGCAGATCAGAATCCTGGAAGC AGCATTCAAAGAATCGCCGCATCCTGACGAGAAGCAGCGGCAACAGCTTagtgaacaactcggcctctctgcaAGCCAAGTGAAGTTTTGGTTCCAGAACCGGAGATGCCAGACAAAG GTAACTCAGGAGCGGCATGAGAACTCGCTGCTCATGCACCAGGAGAACACTAAGCTCAAAGCCGAG GTTGAGAGGCTCCACATGGCGCTAGAGAACAACACAGCCACCTTCTCGACCTCGTCGTCGTGCTCTATGGGGGGCATCCAGATCAGAAGCAGGAACTCACTGGACGACCATGTCGATGTTGGCCACGACGACAAGACAATGTTCCTGGAGCTTGCCAGCCGCGCGCTAGATGAGCTGACGATGATGTGCTCCTCTGGGGAGCCACTCTGGGTGCGTAGCATCGAGACCGGTCGGGACGATCTGAACTACAACGAGTATGCGCGCTTGTTCCGGCACCACGATGATGACTCCGGCGACCGGCGGGGCGTGTGGTCGGTTGAGGTGTCAAGGGAGACTGCCGTTGTGTACGGTGGCGTGACGCAGCTTGTGCACACTTTCATGGACGTG AACCAGTGGAAGGAGATGTTTCCTTCCATGGTCACCAAGGCGTCGACGCTGGAAGTGATCCGTGCAGGCGAGAGCGATCATCTAGATGGCATCATGCAACTG ATGTCTGCAGAGATCCAGACACTGACACCGTTGATACCTACAAGGGAGCTGCACTTCCTTCGCCATTGCAAGAAGCTTGGTGCCCAGAAATGGGCTATCGTCGATGTCTCCTTGGACAACTTTGAACCGGGTGCACGAACGTCATCGACGCTTTGCATGTGCTTGAAGAAGCCCTCAGGATGCATTGTAGAAGAGCAGAGCTTGGCCCGTTGTTGCAAG GTGACCTGGGTTGAGAATGTAAAATGCCGCAAGACCGCGGTTCCGGCGATGTACCGACAGACGGTGACCACGAGCGGCCTGGCATTCGGTGCAAGGCGCTGGGTGGCGGCACTCCAGCTGCAGTGCGAGAGGATGGTCTTCTCAGTGGCGACCAACGTCCTGACATGGGGCTTGAATG GGGTCGACACAGTGTCAGGCAGGCAGAGCGTCCTGAAGCTCGCGCAGCGGATGACATCCAGCCTCTATCGCGCCATCGGTGCCTCCAGGGTCCGGTCATGGAGGAAGAGGTTGAATTACAACGGACCCTGTGAGATCCGGGTGATGTGCCGGAAGAGCAGAGGCGAGGGTGGCGAGCCGCAGGGGCTTGTCGCCTGCGCGGTGCTATCGCAGTGGCTGCCGGTGAACCCGGCGGCTATCTTCGGCTACCTGCTGGACAAATCGCGGCGCCATGAGTGGGACTTGATGATGCATGGACAATCTGTCCAGAGCTACGTGACTGTGCGCAAGGGGGATGACGGCAACTGCGTCACGGCATAC GCCATGAAATCTTCCGTGGAGGAGCTGAGCGGCAAGTGGATCCTCCAGGACAGCAGTGCCAGCCCCTGCGAGTCGACCGTCGCGTACGCGCCTATCGACGCCGCGGTCCTGCGGCCGGTGATCGATGGGCATGACTCCAGCGCCGTGGCCGTGCTGCCATTCGGCTTCGTGGTGATGCCGGCGTTGATCACGTCGAGGGAGCAGGACAGGACGGCGGTGGACTCCGCCGGGTCGCTGGTCACCATGGTGTTCCAGGCGCTGTTTAGCTCGTCGGCGACGGATGCTGCGCTCTCGGCAAATGCGATGAAGGACGTAGCGCATCTGGTGTTCCGCACACTGGACAACATCAAGAAAGCGCTGAGATGTTGA
- the LOC8072102 gene encoding dynein light chain LC6, flagellar outer arm, whose product MLEGKAVVEDTDMPAKMQAQAMSAASRALDRFDVLDCRSIAAHIKKEFDAIHGPGWQCVVGSSFGCYFTHSKGSFVYFRLESLRFLVFKGAAA is encoded by the exons ATGTTGGAAGGGAAGGCGGTGGTGGAGGACACCGACATGCCGGCGAAGATGCAGGCGCAGGCGATGTCGGCGGCGTCCAGGGCCCTGGACCGCTTCGACGTCCTCGACTGCCGGAGCATCGCGGCTCACATCAAGAAG GAGTTTGACGCGATCCATGGCCCCGGATGGCAATGCGTGGTCGGCTCCAGCTTCGGCTGCTACTTCACGCACAGCAAGGGGAGCTTCGTCTACTTCCGCCTCGAGTCGCTCAGGTTCCTCGTCTTCAAAGGGGCGGCAGCATGA